The following coding sequences are from one Trypanosoma brucei gambiense DAL972 chromosome 2, complete sequence window:
- a CDS encoding 65 kDa invariant surface glycoprotein, putative: MMKYLLVFAIITTRISVLLATNGGDKHVKANKKLDQEGANLLCKMKHLADKVAEKGGEDLKKKTKGFEGDVLLELERVDSWLEKLRDRKQYSDGYAKLSDSDIEKVKEIFKKAKDGITKQLPEAKKAGEDAEKLHAEVKKAAENARGQDLDDDTAKSTGLYRVLNWYCITKEERHNATPNCDGIQFRKHYLSVNRSAIDCSSTGYEENYDWCANALQVALNSWENVKPKKLESAGSDMNCNIGQSSESHPCTMTEEWQTPYKETVKKLKELEDAHEKGKKAHDAMLGYANTAYAVNTKVEQEKPLAEVIAAAKEAGKKGAKIIIPAAAPATPTNSTKNEDSAPTEHVDRGIATNETQVEVGIDADFDGLLEAAEAAEVTRRHQRTAMIILAVLVPAIILVVTAVAFFIMVKRRRNNSQDVDTGKAEGGVSSVKVVM; the protein is encoded by the coding sequence atgatgaagtATTTGCTGGTATTTGCAATTATTACCACAAGAATCTCTGTGTTGTTGGCGACTAATGGTGGAGATAAACATGTAAAAGCTAACAAGAAACTTGATCAAGAAGGTGCCAACTTGCTCTGTAAAATGAAGCATCTTGCTGATAAAGTTGCagagaaaggaggagaagacctaaagaagaaaactaAAGGTTTTGAAGGTGACGTACTTTTGGAGTTGGAAAGAGTGGATAGTTGGTTGGAAAAGCTGAGGGATCGGAAACAGTATAGCGACGGTTATGCTAAGCTGTCTGACTCTGATatagaaaaagtaaaggagataTTCAAGAAAGCAAAAGATGGAATAACTAAGCAACTCCCTGAGGCAAAGAAAGCCGGTGAGGATGCTGAAAAACTGCACGctgaagtgaagaaggccgCGGAGAATGCACGTGGACAGGATCTTGATGACGATACGGCGAAGTCCACTGGCTTGTACAGGGTGCTGAATTGGTACTGCATTActaaagaagaaaggcaCAACGCTACCCCTAACTGTGACGGAATCCAATTCAGAAAGCATTATCTGTCGGTGAATAGAAGCGCTATTgactgcagcagcaccggCTATGAGGAGAATTATGATTGGTGTGCGAACGCGCTGCAGGTGGCCCTAAATAGCTGGGAGAATGTGAAGCCAAAAAAATTGGAGTCAGCCGGGTCGGACATGAATTGCAACATCGGCCAATCTTCCGAGAGCCATCCATGCACCATGACAGAGGAGTGGCAGACTCCATACAAGGAAACTGTCAAAAAGCTAAAAGAACTCGAGGATGCGCACGAGAAGGGCAAGAAGGCTCATGATGCTATGTTGGGTTACGCTAATACCGCATATGCTGTGAACACGAAAGTGGAACAGGAAAAGCCGCTGGCAGAGGTGATAGCGGCAGCTAAGGAAGCAGGGAAAAAGGGCGCGAAAATTATAATACCCGCAGCTGCCCCAGCAACACCGACTAACAGCACGAAAAATGAAGATAGTGCTCCAACCGAGCATGTTGATAGAGGGATtgcaacaaatgaaacacaaGTGGAAGTTGGTATTGATGCTGACTTTGACGGGTTGCTGGAGGCTGCCGAGGCTGCAGAGGTAACGCGTAGACATCAGAGAACAGCAATGATTATATTGGCAGTCCTTGTACCTGCCATTATTCTTGTGGTTACGGCCGTTGCATTCTTCATAATGGTGAAACGAAGGAGGAATAACTCCCAGGATGTGGACACCGGAAAAGCGGAGGGTGGGGTTTCTAGCGTAAAAGTAGTAATGTAG
- a CDS encoding 65 kDa invariant surface glycoprotein, putative, which produces MMKYLLVFAIIATRIPVLLATNGGDKHVKANKKLTKEGAAALCKMKHLADKVAKERSQELKDRTQNFAGYIEFELYRIDYWLEKLNGPKGRKDGYAKLSDSDVEKVKEIFNKAKDGITKQLPEAKKADEEAEKLHTEVKKAAENARGQDLDDDTAKSTGLYRVLNWYCITKEERHNATPNCDGIQFRKHYLSVNRSAIDCSSTGYEENYDWCANALQVALNSWENVKPKKLESAGSDKNCNIGQSSESHPCTMTEEWQTHYKETVKKLKELEGAHEKGKKAHDAMLGYANTAYAVNTKVEQEKPLAEVIAAAKEAGKKGAKIIIPAAAPATPTNSTKNEDSAPTEHVDRGIATNETQVEVGIDADFDGLLEAAEAAEVTRGHQKTAMIILAVLVPAIILVVTAVAFFIMVKRRRNNSQDVDTGKAEGGVSSVKVVM; this is translated from the coding sequence atgatgaagtATTTGCTGGTATTTGCAATTATTGCCACAAGAATCCCTGTGTTGTTGGCGACTAATGGTGGAGATAAACATGTGAAAGCTAACAAGAAGTTGACGAAAGAGGGAGCAGCGGCACTCTGTAAAATGAAGCATCTTGCTGATAAAGTTGCAAAGGAGAGATCACAAGAGTTGAAGGATAGAACTCAAAATTTTGCTGGTTATATAGAGTTCGAGTTGTATAGAATAGATTATTGGTTGGAAAAGCTGAACGGTCCGAAGGGGCGAAAAGACGGTTATGCTAAGCTGTCTGACTCTGACgttgaaaaagtaaaggagataTTCAACAAGGCAAAAGATGGAATAACTAAGCAACTCCCTGAGGCAAAGAAGGCCGATGAGGAAGCTGAAAAACTACATActgaagtgaagaaggccgCGGAGAATGCACGTGGACAGGATCTTGATGACGATACGGCGAAGTCCACTGGCTTGTACAGGGTGCTGAATTGGTACTGCATTActaaagaagaaaggcaCAACGCTACCCCTAACTGTGACGGAATCCAATTCAGAAAGCATTATCTGTCGGTGAATAGAAGCGCTATTgactgcagcagcaccggCTATGAGGAGAATTATGATTGGTGTGCGAACGCGCTGCAGGTGGCCCTAAATAGCTGGGAGAATGTGAAGCCAAAAAAATTGGAGTCAGCCGGGTCGGACAAGAATTGCAACATCGGCCAATCTTCCGAGAGCCATCCGTGCACCATGACAGAGGAGTGGCAGACTCACTACAAGGAAACTGTCAAAAAGCTAAAAGAACTCGAGGGTGCGCACGAGAAGGGCAAGAAGGCTCATGATGCTATGTTGGGTTACGCTAATACCGCATATGCTGTGAACACGAAAGTGGAACAGGAAAAGCCGCTGGCAGAGGTGATAGCGGCAGCTAAGGAAGCAGGGAAAAAGGGCGCGAAAATTATAATACCCGCAGCTGCCCCAGCAACACCGACTAACAGCACGAAAAATGAAGATAGTGCTCCAACCGAGCATGTTGATAGAGGGATtgcaacaaatgaaacacaGGTGGAAGTTGGTATTGATGCTGACTTTGACGGGTTGCTGGAGGCTGCCGAGGCTGCAGAGGTAACGCGTGGACATCAGAAAACAGCAATGATTATATTGGCAGTCCTTGTACCTGCCATTATTCTTGTGGTTACGGCCGTTGCATTCTTCATAATGGTGAAACGAAGGAGGAATAACTCCCAGGATGTGGACACCGGAAAAGCGGAGGGTGGGGTTTCTAGCGTAAAAGTAGTAATGTAG
- a CDS encoding 65 kDa invariant surface glycoprotein, putative, translating into MMKYLLVFAIITTRISVLLATNGGDKHVKANKKLDQEGANLLCKMKHLADKVANKGGEDLKKKTKGFEDDVLLEVERVNNWLEKLGDRKQYNDGYAKLSDSDIEKVKGIFTKAKDGITKQLPEAKKAGENAEKLYDEVKKAAEDARGVKVSDETNSSGLYRILDWYCFKEGENAGKSDNCDGVKFSEHHGTHRRRNVIDCGDEKANKYGDASSKTLEDTLKEWNVKKPSAETNNNGNDMCKNGQSSESHPCTMTEEWQTHYKETVEKLRELEGAHERGKKAHDAMLGYANTAHATNRKVEQGKPLTEVIAAAKEAGKKGAKIIIPAAAPSTPTNSTKNEDSAPTEHVDRGIATNETQVEVGIDADFDGLLEATEAAEVKSRHQRTAMIILAVLVPAIILVVTAVAFFIMVKRRRNNSQDVDTGKAEGGVSSGKAVM; encoded by the coding sequence atgatgaagtATTTGCTGGTATTTGCAATTATTACCACAAGAATCTCTGTGTTGTTGGCGACTAATGGTGGAGATAAACATGTAAAAGCTAACAAGAAACTTGATCAAGAAGGTGCCAACTTGCTCTGTAAAATGAAGCATCTTGCTGATAAAGTTGCGAATAAAGGAGGAGAAGACctaaagaagaaaactaAAGGTTTTGAAGATGACGTACTTTTGGAGGTGGAAAGAGTGAATAATTGGTTGGAAAAGCTGGGAGATCGGAAACAGTATAACGACGGTTATGCTAAGCTGTCTGACTCTGATATagaaaaagtgaagggaatATTTACTAAGGCAAAAGATGGAATAACTAAGCAACTCCCTGAGGCAAAGAAGGCTGGTGAGAACGCTGAGAAACTGTACgatgaagtgaagaaggccgCAGAAGATGCACGTGGAGTGAAAGTGAGTGACGAAACGAACTCTAGTGGCCTTTACAGGATTTTGGATTGGTATTGTtttaaagaaggggagaacgCGGGTAAGAGCGACAACTGTGATGGCGTCAAGTTCAGCGAGCATCATGGAACGCACAGAAGAAGGAATGTTATTGACTGCGGTGACGAGAAAGCGAACAAATATGGGGATGCTTCCTCAAAAACATTGGAGGACACCTTAAAAGAGTGGAATGTCAAGAAGCCCTCAGCtgaaaccaacaacaacggaaATGACATGTGCAAGAATGGTCAATCTTCCGAGAGCCATCCGTGCACCATGACAGAGGAGTGGCAGACTCACTACAAGGAAACTGTCGAAAAGCTAAGGGAACTCGAGGGTGCGCACGAGAGGGGCAAGAAGGCTCATGATGCTATGTTGGGTTACGCTAATACTGCACATGCGACAAACAGGAAAGTGGAACAGGGCAAACCACTGACAGAGGTGATAGCGGCAGCTAAGGAAGCAGGGAAAAAGGGCGCGAAAATTATAATACCCGCAGCTGCCCCATCAACACCGACTAACAGCACGAAAAATGAAGATAGTGCTCCAACCGAGCATGTTGATAGAGGGATtgcaacaaatgaaacacaGGTGGAAGTTGGTATTGATGCTGACTTTGACGGTTTGCTGGAGGCCACCGAGGCTGCAGAAGTAAAAAGCAGACATCAGAGAACAGCAATGATTATATTAGCAGTCCTTGTACCTGCCATTATTCTTGTGGTTACGGCCGTTGCATTCTTCATAATGGTGAAACGAAGGAGGAATAACTCCCAGGATGTGGACACCGGAAAAGCGGAGGGTGGGGTTTCTAGTGGAAAGGCGGTAATGTAG
- a CDS encoding 65 kDa invariant surface glycoprotein, putative encodes MMKYLLVFAIITTRISVLLATNGGDKHVKANKKLDQEGANLLCKMKHLADKVANKGGEDLKKKTKGFEDDVLLEVERVNNWLEKLGDRKQYNDGYAKLSDSDIEKVKGIFTKAKDGITKQLPEAKKAADDAKKLYDEVKKAAEDARGVKVSDETNSSGLYRILDWYCFKEGENAGKSDNCDGVKFSEHHGTHRRRNVIDCGDEKANKYGDASSKTLEDTLKEWNVKKPSAETNNNGNDMCKNGQSSESHPCTMTEEWQTHYKETVEKLRELEGAHERGKKAHDAMLGYANTAHATNRKVEQGKPLTEVIAAAKEAGKKGAKIIIPAAAPSTPTNSTKNEDSAPTEHVDRGIATNETQVEVGIDADFDGLLEATEAAEVKSRHQRTAMIILAVLVPAIILVVTAVAFFIMVKRRRNNSQDVDTGKAEGGVSSGKAVM; translated from the coding sequence atgatgaagtATTTGCTGGTATTTGCAATTATTACCACAAGAATCTCTGTGTTGTTGGCGACTAATGGTGGAGATAAACATGTAAAAGCTAACAAGAAACTTGATCAAGAAGGTGCCAACTTGCTCTGTAAAATGAAGCATCTTGCTGATAAAGTTGCGAATAAAGGAGGAGAAGACctaaagaagaaaactaAAGGTTTTGAAGATGACGTACTTTTGGAGGTGGAAAGAGTGAATAATTGGTTGGAAAAGCTGGGAGATCGGAAACAGTATAACGACGGTTATGCTAAGCTGTCTGACTCTGATATagaaaaagtgaagggaatATTTACTAAGGCAAAAGATGGAATAACTAAGCAACTCCCTGAGGCAAAGAAGGCTGCGGACGACGCTAAGAAACTGTACgatgaagtgaagaaggccgCAGAAGATGCACGTGGAGTGAAAGTGAGTGACGAAACGAACTCTAGTGGCCTTTACAGGATTTTGGATTGGTATTGTtttaaagaaggggagaacgCGGGTAAGAGCGACAACTGTGATGGCGTCAAGTTCAGCGAGCATCATGGAACGCACAGAAGAAGGAATGTTATTGACTGCGGTGACGAGAAAGCGAACAAATATGGGGATGCTTCCTCAAAAACATTGGAGGACACCTTAAAAGAGTGGAATGTCAAGAAGCCCTCAGCtgaaaccaacaacaacggaaATGACATGTGCAAGAATGGTCAATCTTCCGAGAGCCATCCGTGCACCATGACAGAGGAGTGGCAGACTCACTACAAGGAAACTGTCGAAAAGCTAAGGGAACTCGAGGGTGCGCACGAGAGGGGCAAGAAGGCTCATGATGCTATGTTGGGTTACGCTAATACTGCACATGCGACAAACAGGAAAGTGGAACAGGGCAAACCACTGACAGAGGTGATAGCGGCAGCTAAGGAAGCAGGGAAAAAGGGCGCGAAAATTATAATACCCGCAGCTGCCCCATCAACACCGACTAACAGCACGAAAAATGAAGATAGTGCTCCAACCGAGCATGTTGATAGAGGGATtgcaacaaatgaaacacaGGTGGAAGTTGGTATTGATGCTGACTTTGACGGTTTGCTGGAGGCCACCGAGGCTGCAGAAGTAAAAAGCAGACATCAGAGAACAGCAATGATTATATTAGCAGTCCTTGTACCTGCCATTATTCTTGTGGTTACGGCCGTTGCATTCTTCATAATGGTGAAACGAAGGAGGAATAACTCCCAGGATGTGGACACCGGAAAAGCGGAGGGTGGGGTTTCTAGTGGAAAGGCGGTAATGTAG
- a CDS encoding 65 kDa invariant surface glycoprotein, putative — MMKYLLVFAIITTRISVLLATNGGDKHVKANKKLDQEGANLLCKMKHLADKVANKGGEDLKKKTKGFEDDVLLEVERVNNWLEKLNGPKGRKDGYAKLSDSDIEKVKGIFTKAKDGITKQLPEAKKAGENAEKLYDEVKKAAEHARGVKVSDETNSSGLYRILDWYCFKEGENAGKSDNCDGVKFSEHHGTHRRRNVIDCGDEKANKYGDASSKTLEDTLKQWESKKPQAAGASGGNDVCKATASSESHPCTMTEEWQTPYKETVKKLRELEGAHERGKKAHDAMLGYANTAHATNRKVEQGKPLTEVIAAAKEAGKKGAKIIIPAAAPSTPTNSTKNEDSAPTEHVDRGIATNETQVEVGIDADFDGLLEATEAAEVKSRHQRTAIIILAVLVPAIILVVTAVAFFIMVKRRRNNSQDVDTGKAEGGVSSGKAVM; from the coding sequence atgatgaagtATTTGCTGGTATTTGCAATTATTACCACAAGAATCTCTGTGTTGTTGGCGACTAATGGTGGAGATAAACATGTAAAAGCTAACAAGAAACTTGATCAAGAAGGTGCCAACTTGCTCTGTAAAATGAAGCATCTTGCTGATAAAGTTGCGAATAAAGGAGGAGAAGACctaaagaagaaaactaAAGGTTTTGAAGATGACGTACTTTTGGAGGTGGAAAGAGTGAATAATTGGTTGGAAAAGCTGAACGGTCCGAAGGGGCGAAAAGACGGTTATGCTAAGCTGTCTGACTCTGATATagaaaaagtgaagggaatATTTACTAAGGCAAAAGATGGAATAACTAAGCAACTCCCTGAGGCAAAGAAGGCTGGTGAGAACGCTGAGAAACTGTACgatgaagtgaagaaagCGGCGGAGCATGCACGCGGAGTGAAAGTGAGTGACGAAACGAACTCTAGTGGCCTTTACAGGATTTTGGATTGGTATTGTtttaaagaaggggagaacgCGGGTAAGAGCGACAACTGTGATGGCGTCAAGTTCAGCGAGCATCATGGAACGCACAGAAGAAGGAATGTTATTGACTGCGGTGACGAGAAAGCGAACAAATATGGGGATGCTTCATCAAAAACATTGGAAGACACCTTGAAACAATGGGAAAGCAAGAAACCGCAAGCCGCAGGCGCAAGCGGTGGGAATGACGTGTGCAAAGCCACCGCATCTTCCGAGAGCCATCCATGCACCATGACAGAGGAGTGGCAGACTCCATACAAGGAAACTGTCAAAAAGCTAAGGGAACTCGAGGGTGCGCACGAGAGGGGCAAGAAGGCTCATGATGCTATGTTGGGTTACGCTAATACTGCACATGCGACAAACAGGAAAGTGGAACAGGGCAAACCACTGACAGAGGTGATAGCGGCAGCTAAGGAAGCAGGGAAAAAGGGCGCGAAAATTATAATACCCGCAGCTGCCCCATCAACACCGACTAACAGCACGAAAAATGAAGATAGTGCTCCAACCGAGCATGTTGATAGAGGGATtgcaacaaatgaaacacaGGTGGAAGTTGGTATTGATGCTGACTTTGACGGTTTGCTGGAGGCCACCGAGGCTGCAGAAGTAAAGAGCAGACATCAGAGAACAGCAATAATTATATTAGCAGTCCTTGTACCTGCCATTATTCTTGTGGTTACGGCCGTTGCATTCTTCATAATGGTGAAACGAAGGAGGAATAACTCCCAGGATGTGGACACCGGAAAAGCGGAGGGTGGGGTTTCTAGTGGAAAGGCGGTAATGTAG
- a CDS encoding 65 kDa invariant surface glycoprotein, putative: protein MMKYLLVFAIITTRISVLLVIGSEDNRVPGDKKLTKEGAAALCKMKHLADKVAEKGAEDLKKKTKNFAGFIEFEQEKVDNWLEKLRNRKQYSDGYAKLSDSDVEKVKEIFDKAKDGITKQIPEAEKEAREAERLYDEVKKAAQDARGQDLDDDTAKSTGLYRVLNWYCITKDNNKDITHNCDDGIKFRDHYLSVKRSAIDCSSTGYKEDYDWSANALQSALNDWENVKPKEVKPESGGNDVCKATASSESHPCTMTEEWQTHYKDSILKLKELEDAHKRGKAAHDAMLGYANTAYAVNTKVEQEKPLAEVIAAAKDAGKKGAKIIIPAAAPATSTDSTKSEDSAPAEHVDRGIATNETQVEVGIDADFDSLLEAAEAAEVKSRHQRTAMIILAVLVPAIILAAAVAFFIMVKRRRNNSQDVDTGKAEGGVSSGKVVM from the coding sequence atgatgaagtATTTGCTGGTATTTGCAATTATTACCACAAGAATCTCTGTGTTGTTGGTAATTGGCAGTGAGGATAACCGTGTTCCAGGAGACAAGAAGTTAACGAAAGAGGGAGCAGCGGCACTCTGTAAAATGAAGCATCTTGCTGATAAAGTTGCAGAGAAAGGAGCAGAGGacttgaagaagaaaactAAAAATTTTGCTGGTTTTATAGAGTTTGAGCAGGAGAAAGTTGATAACTGGTTGGAGAAGCTGAGAAACCGGAAACAGTATAGCGACGGCTACGCTAAGCTATCTGATTCTGACGttgaaaaagtgaaggagaTATTCGACAAAGCAAAAGATGGAATAACTAAACAAATTCCAGAAGCGGAGAAAGAGGCTAGAGAAGCTGAGAGGCTGTACgatgaagtgaagaaggcggCACAGGATGCACGCGGACAGGATCTTGATGACGATACGGCGAAGTCCACGGGCTTGTACAGGGTGCTGAATTGGTACTGTATCACcaaagacaacaacaaagatatCACCCACAATTGTGACGATGGGATCAAATTCAGAGATCATTATCTGTCGGTGAAGAGAAGCGCTATTgactgcagcagcaccggCTATAAGGAGGATTATGATTGGTCTGCGAACGCGCTGCAGTCGGCTTTGAATGACTGGGAGAATGTGAAGCCAAAGGAAGTAAAACCAGAGAGCGGTGGTAATGACGTGTGCAAAGCCACCGCATCTTCCGAGAGCCATCCGTGCACCATGACAGAGGAGTGGCAGACTCACTACAAGGATAGTATATTGAAGTTGAAAGAACTTGAAGATGCgcacaaaaggggaaaggcgGCTCATGATGCTATGTTGGGTTACGCTAATACTGCATATGCTGTGAACACGAAAGTGGAACAGGAAAAGCCGCTGGCAGAGGTGATAGCGGCAGCCAAGGACGCAGGGAAAAAGGGCGCGAAAATTATAATACCCGCAGCTGCCCCAGCAACATCAACCGATAGCACAAAAAGTGAAGATAGTGCTCCAGCCGAGCATGTTGATAGAGGGATtgcaacaaatgaaacacaaGTGGAAGTTGGTATTGATGCTGACTTTGATAGTCTGCTGGAGGCCGCTGAAGCTGCCGAAGTAAAGAGCAGACATCAGAGAACAGCAATGATTATATTAGCAGTCCTTGTACCTGCCATTATTCTGGCTGCGGCGGTTGCATTCTTCATAATGGTGAAACGAAGGAGGAATAACTCCCAGGATGTGGACACTGGAAAAGCGGAGGGTGGGGTTTCTAGCGGAAAAGTAGTAATGTAG
- a CDS encoding T. brucei spp.-specific protein translates to MWSRLLGHGVFVLPGDMAPFFVRLHLDSYFTLCFRFSCNAKARGHYVRCRRGWVAGHIRVHMTGAVPLSLERPTRLASSQKSVALGRSPEFAREGNAVQFLHRDEAGCLRSLCWLTDVGVQSRPSRGEVFRAALTSLDREILPLVRAPKCNAVETSGKQIVTT, encoded by the coding sequence ATGTGGAGTCGCCTTTTGGGTCATGGGGTGTTTGTTTTACCGGGAGACATGGCTCCTTTTTTCGTCCGCCTCCACCTGGACTCTTACTTCACGCTCTGCTTTCGCTTCTCATGTAACGCAAAGGCGCGGGGGCATTATGTACGGTGCCGCAGGGGGTGGGTTGCTGGGCACATTCGTGTTCACATGACTGGCGCAGTTCCGTTAAGCTTAGAACGACCAACGCGGCTGGCATCTTCTCAAAAGAGCGTGGCGTTGGGGCGCTCCCCCGAATTTGCTCGGGAAGGTAATGCAGTACAATTTCTTCATCGTGACGAGGCGGGTTGTCTTCGGTCTCTTTGCTGGCTCACCGATGTGGGCGTACAGTCTCGTCCTTCCCGAGGAGAAGTTTTTCGTGCAGCACTGACCTCTCTGGACAGGGAAATTTTACCACTCGTCAGAGCGCCGAAATGTAATGCCGTCGAAACTTCCGGAAAGCAAATCGTTACTACTTGA